The Lactuca sativa cultivar Salinas chromosome 2, Lsat_Salinas_v11, whole genome shotgun sequence genome includes a window with the following:
- the LOC111902756 gene encoding stemmadenine O-acetyltransferase translates to MIRLFGSLLVSSKASKQPLLVRERLLAAYLITTKQCSYEPRFFSTQRPSPIPQEFKFSQTHGGVKSVQEKSKSGIRVISIQHVKPAKPTPHELRLYKLSALDQINIPSYVPFIFFYPNNANGNTNINISIDNLVVERSKLLRDSLSETLTRFYPFAGKYIDDNHIECNDEGVHYVETQVDGDLSSFVAKPDYNLLQGLLPLNSNEPTRGQYLVMIQVNFFSCGGVAISMYNSHKLIDGRTYSTFLNAWASTAKGDPQKMLYPNFVSSSLFHPNTKAASNASCPLSFLAVRPLMLKSGKCSTKRFRFDSSALQALKEKAAASSSISSTRVVAVTSLIWKCATTAARTLHGKRPSILQFAMNIRGRFTPPLPENAIGNICWTGVASCELKDSLRLETMIGHVKGGIAKVDSIFLEKFKGEQGSDYIVDGMKRLGGQMSRYDADYYSSSSMCNSGLYEADFGWGKPVWSCYGNFNDNIPLYANIIILMDTSSGDGVEAWVMLGQEEMDILECDPDLLLYASVEPSPLQS, encoded by the exons ATGATAAGGCTATTCGGTAGCTTGTTGGTCTCCTCAAAGGCATCCAAGCAGCCTCTTCTTGTGCGTGAACGATTACTTGCTGCATATCTCATTACTACGAAGCAATGTTCTTATGAACCTCGGTTCTTTTCAACTCAACGACCAAGTCCAATACCTCAAGA ATTCAAGTTTTCGCAGACGCATGGTGGTGTTAAAAGTGTCCAAGAAAAGAGCAAAAGTGGAATCCGTGTTATTTCTATACAACATGTGAAGCCTGCTAAGCCAACTCCCCATGAACTCCGATTATACAAGCTTTCTGCATTGGATCAAATCAACATTCCCTCTTACGTTccatttattttcttttatccaAACAATGCTAATGGAAACACCAACATCAACATCAGCATCGACAACTTGGTGGTTGAAAGATCCAAACTCTTAAGGGATTCATTGTCGGAAACACTCACTCGATTTTACCCATTTGCAGGAAAGTATATCGATGATAACCATATTGAATGTAATGACGAAGGTGTGCATTATGTCGAGACACAAGTTGATGGTGATCTCTCAAGTTTTGTAGCCAAACCAGATTACAATTTACTCCAGGGGCTACTCCCCCTAAATTCTAATGAACCAACACGAGGACAATATCTGGTTATGATCCAAGTGAACTTCTTTAGTTGTGGTGGTGTTGCTATTTCCATGTACAATTCGCATAAGCTTATTGATGGTCGCACATACTCGACGTTCTTAAATGCTTGGGCGTCTACAGCAAAGGGAGATCCCCAGAAGATGCTTTACCCTAATTTTGTCTCTTCATCTCTATTCCATCCCAACACTAAAGCAGCTTCAAATGCATCTTGCCCTCTATCATTCTTAGCTGTAAGGCCTTTGATGTTGAAGAGTGGAAAGTGTTCCACCAAGAGATTTCGGTTTGATTCCTCGGCACTACAAGCACTAAAGGAGAAAGCAGCTGCATCATCATCTATCTCCTCCACTCGTGTTGTAGCAGTGACGTCACTGATTTGGAAGTGCGCGACAACTGCTGCAAGGACATTACATGGAAAAAGACCATCCATTTTGCAATTTGCCATGAATATACGAGGAAGATTTACGCCACCTTTACCTGAAAATGCGATTGGGAACATTTGTTGGACAGGTGTAGCTAGTTGTGAGTTAAAAGATAGCTTAAGATTGGAGACGATGATTGGGCACGTTAAAGGTGGTATAGCGAAAGTTGACAGTATATTTCTTGAGAAGTTTAAAGGCGAACAAGGGAGTGATTATATTGTTGATGGGATGAAACGTTTAGGGGGTCAAATGTCACGCTATGATGCAGATTACTACTCGTCTAGTAGCATGTGTAATTCTGGGTTATATGAAGCAGATTTTGGATGGGGAAAGCCAGTGTGGTCATGCTATGGGAATTTTAACGACAATATTCCTCTTTATGCCAATATTATAATATTGATGGATACAAGCAGCGGTGATGGGGTTGAAGCATGGGTAATGCTGGGCCAAGAAGAAATGGACATACTCGAGTGTGACCCTGACCTCCTCTTATACGCTTCTGTCGAGCCTAGTCCTTTGCAAAGTTGA